The following are encoded in a window of Pseudomonas multiresinivorans genomic DNA:
- a CDS encoding ABC transporter substrate-binding protein, whose product MNLKQRLRATFAALVLGAPLAQAADLPTLRVGDQNYYNVRASMEASGALEGAPYTVDWKHFQSAAPVAEGLQAGALDLGFLGDSGFIFLAAKGAPVKLIGISRQNPDTIALLVPKDSPVKTIADLKGKKVAYWPGAWSQQLTLRALEKAGLPSDYVEFVKLMPIDAAAALPRGSIDAFPVWEPYISQQIVFSGARPILTARDLMPGLSSIAANANSIDPKREQIADFLGRLQKARAWVEAHKEQYADIWAKKANLDQSVSRHWIGQAAMSVGPVDKQAAADYQGTADFLLQTGALPKAFDTSSVIDTSFTTSFH is encoded by the coding sequence ATGAACCTGAAGCAACGCCTGCGCGCCACGTTCGCCGCGCTCGTCCTGGGCGCGCCGCTGGCCCAGGCTGCCGACCTGCCGACCCTGCGGGTGGGCGACCAGAACTACTACAACGTGCGCGCATCGATGGAAGCGTCCGGCGCGCTTGAAGGCGCGCCCTACACCGTCGACTGGAAGCACTTCCAGTCCGCCGCGCCGGTGGCCGAAGGCTTGCAGGCCGGCGCGCTGGACCTGGGCTTCCTCGGCGACTCCGGCTTCATCTTCCTCGCCGCCAAGGGCGCGCCGGTGAAGCTGATCGGCATCTCCCGGCAGAACCCGGACACCATTGCCCTGCTGGTGCCCAAGGATTCGCCGGTGAAGACTATCGCCGACCTCAAGGGCAAGAAGGTCGCCTACTGGCCCGGCGCCTGGAGCCAGCAATTGACCCTGCGTGCGCTGGAGAAGGCCGGCTTGCCCAGCGACTACGTGGAGTTCGTCAAGCTGATGCCCATCGACGCCGCCGCCGCATTGCCACGCGGCAGCATCGATGCCTTCCCGGTGTGGGAGCCCTACATCTCGCAGCAGATCGTATTCTCCGGCGCGCGCCCGATCCTCACTGCCCGCGACCTGATGCCGGGGCTGTCGAGCATCGCTGCCAACGCCAATTCCATCGATCCCAAGCGCGAGCAGATCGCCGACTTCCTTGGCCGCCTGCAGAAGGCCCGCGCCTGGGTCGAGGCGCACAAGGAGCAGTACGCCGACATCTGGGCGAAAAAGGCCAACCTCGACCAGTCCGTGTCGCGCCACTGGATCGGCCAGGCCGCCATGAGCGTGGGCCCGGTGGATAAACAGGCCGCCGCCGATTACCAGGGCACCGCCGACTTCCTCCTGCAAACCGGCGCGCTGCCCAAGGCTTTCGATACCTCCAGCGTGATCGATACCTCCTTCACCACCTCATTCCACTGA
- a CDS encoding LLM class flavin-dependent oxidoreductase yields the protein MITATPSSEVDQPLGEAVDAGFVRRFAQAHEDAGFDRVLVGYFSNAAEGAVVSSFVAAATRRLGILLAYRPGVIAPPLAARQLATLDQFSDGRLALNVVSGGNDEDLARDGDYLEHDRRYARADEYLQALRDIWTAEGPVDFDGEFYRFQGASPAVRPQQKPHIPIYFSGSSDAAIDVAAKHADTYMLWGEPLAAVDGHIRRVRAAAHAQGRDPRFSVSFRPIVADTEEAAWKRAAEVLEQVRENRTRLGLPLNDHQPENVGSQRLLAAAQQGEVLDTRLWTGVARLTGARWNSTALVGTPEQVAAALGEYYRLGVSTFLIRGFDPLGDAVRYGQGLIPAIHDHIARLPQLRRVG from the coding sequence ATGATCACCGCCACCCCGAGTTCCGAGGTGGACCAGCCGCTGGGGGAAGCGGTGGATGCCGGATTCGTCCGGCGCTTCGCCCAGGCCCATGAGGACGCTGGTTTCGACCGCGTACTGGTGGGTTACTTCAGCAATGCCGCCGAGGGGGCAGTGGTCAGCTCCTTCGTCGCCGCCGCTACCCGTCGGCTGGGCATCCTGCTGGCCTATCGACCCGGTGTGATCGCGCCGCCTCTGGCTGCCCGGCAACTTGCCACCCTCGATCAGTTCAGCGATGGCCGCCTGGCCCTCAACGTGGTCAGCGGCGGCAACGACGAAGACCTCGCCCGCGACGGCGACTACCTCGAGCACGACCGCCGCTACGCCCGTGCCGACGAATACCTGCAAGCGCTGCGCGACATCTGGACCGCTGAAGGCCCGGTGGACTTCGATGGCGAGTTCTACCGCTTCCAGGGTGCCTCGCCTGCCGTGCGTCCGCAGCAGAAACCGCACATCCCGATCTACTTCAGCGGCTCCTCGGATGCCGCCATCGACGTCGCGGCGAAGCACGCGGACACCTACATGCTCTGGGGCGAGCCGCTGGCCGCCGTCGACGGCCATATTCGTCGCGTGCGTGCTGCTGCGCATGCGCAGGGGCGTGATCCACGCTTCTCGGTGTCCTTCCGCCCCATCGTCGCCGATACCGAGGAAGCCGCCTGGAAGCGCGCCGCCGAAGTGCTAGAACAGGTGCGGGAGAACCGTACCCGCCTGGGCCTGCCGCTCAATGACCACCAGCCGGAGAACGTCGGTTCCCAGCGCCTGCTGGCCGCAGCGCAGCAGGGCGAGGTGCTCGACACACGCCTGTGGACCGGCGTGGCCCGGCTTACCGGTGCGCGCTGGAACTCCACCGCGCTGGTCGGTACGCCCGAGCAGGTCGCCGCCGCGCTGGGCGAGTACTACCGCCTGGGCGTTTCCACTTTCCTGATCCGTGGCTTCGACCCGCTCGGCGATGCCGTGCGCTACGGCCAGGGCCTGATTCCCGCCATCCATGACCATATCGCCCGCCTGCCGCAACTGCGGCGCGTCGGCTGA
- a CDS encoding aliphatic sulfonate ABC transporter substrate-binding protein: MSRSHFLRRFAVGLSASVALFGALSAQAEQTLRIGFQKSSTLLTVVKAQGNLERELGKQGIKVTWHEFPSGLPLLESLNVGNVDLSADVADTVPVFAQAAGAQLTYFARETPSPTAQSILVPHDSPLNSLADLKGKRVAVTKAAGSHYLLIAALQKAGLKFSDIQPAYLTPADGRAAFENHKVDAWVTWDPYVASAQRQQNARVLVDGKGLASYQRYYLASTEYAKAHPEVLKQVFAELQKTGRWVKEHPADAAKVLGPLWGNLDVATVEQANARRSYDVQPVRKDGLDEQQRIADAFYAEGLLPKPVDARAVPVWQPDVASN, translated from the coding sequence ATGTCCCGCAGTCATTTCCTGCGCCGTTTCGCCGTTGGCCTCAGCGCGTCGGTCGCCCTGTTCGGCGCCCTGTCCGCCCAGGCCGAGCAGACCCTGCGCATCGGCTTCCAGAAGTCCTCCACGCTGCTGACCGTGGTGAAAGCCCAGGGCAACCTGGAGCGCGAACTGGGCAAGCAGGGCATCAAGGTCACCTGGCATGAGTTCCCCAGCGGCCTGCCGCTGCTCGAATCGCTGAATGTGGGTAACGTCGACCTGTCCGCCGACGTCGCCGATACCGTACCCGTCTTCGCCCAGGCCGCCGGCGCGCAGCTGACCTATTTCGCCCGCGAAACCCCGTCGCCCACCGCGCAGTCGATCCTGGTGCCGCACGATTCGCCGCTCAATTCCCTGGCCGATCTCAAAGGCAAGCGCGTGGCTGTGACCAAGGCCGCCGGCAGCCACTACCTGCTGATCGCCGCCCTGCAGAAGGCTGGGCTGAAGTTCTCCGACATCCAGCCGGCGTACCTCACTCCCGCCGATGGCCGTGCCGCCTTCGAAAACCACAAGGTCGATGCCTGGGTGACCTGGGACCCGTACGTGGCCAGCGCCCAGCGCCAGCAGAACGCCCGCGTGCTGGTCGATGGCAAGGGCCTGGCCAGCTACCAGCGCTACTACCTGGCGTCCACCGAGTACGCCAAGGCCCACCCGGAAGTGCTCAAGCAGGTCTTCGCCGAACTGCAGAAGACCGGCCGCTGGGTGAAAGAGCACCCCGCCGACGCCGCCAAGGTGCTCGGCCCGCTGTGGGGCAACCTCGATGTCGCCACCGTCGAACAGGCCAATGCCCGCCGCAGCTATGACGTGCAGCCGGTGCGCAAGGACGGCCTCGACGAGCAGCAACGCATTGCCGACGCCTTCTACGCCGAAGGCCTGCTGCCCAAGCCTGTCGATGCCCGCGCGGTGCCGGTCTGGCAGCCGGACGTGGCGAGCAACTGA
- a CDS encoding taurine ABC transporter ATP-binding protein, whose product MSRLTAEAVSLTFQQRGRERVVLQDLTLSLAKGESLVVLGPSGCGKSSLLNVLAGFQAPDSGRVQIDGRTLEGPGGERGVVFQDDALMPWLNALDNVALGLRIRGVGAAERNARAHEVLKLVGLGEHADYRISQLSGGQRQRLGLARALAVEPDFLLLDEPFGALDALTRERMQVLTLDLWRKTGKGLFLITHSVDEALFLATDLVVMDGPPARIVKRLSLDFARRYAAGEPVRSIKSDPEFARLRQLLLDEFLEEPEAEHAH is encoded by the coding sequence ATGAGCCGTCTGACGGCCGAGGCGGTCAGCCTCACTTTCCAGCAGCGCGGACGCGAGCGCGTCGTGTTGCAGGACCTCACTCTCAGCCTGGCCAAGGGCGAATCCCTGGTGGTGCTCGGCCCGTCCGGCTGCGGCAAGTCCAGCCTGCTCAACGTGCTGGCAGGCTTCCAGGCGCCGGACAGCGGCCGCGTGCAGATCGATGGCCGGACCCTCGAAGGCCCTGGCGGGGAACGCGGCGTGGTGTTCCAGGATGACGCCCTGATGCCCTGGCTCAACGCCCTGGACAACGTGGCCCTGGGCCTGCGCATTCGCGGCGTGGGCGCTGCCGAGCGCAATGCCCGTGCCCACGAAGTACTGAAGCTGGTGGGCCTGGGCGAGCACGCGGACTACCGCATCTCGCAACTTTCCGGCGGCCAGCGGCAGCGCCTGGGCCTCGCCCGCGCACTGGCGGTGGAACCGGATTTCCTGCTGCTCGACGAACCCTTCGGCGCGCTCGATGCGCTGACCCGCGAACGCATGCAAGTGCTGACCCTCGACCTGTGGCGCAAGACCGGCAAGGGCCTGTTCCTGATTACCCACAGCGTCGACGAAGCGCTGTTCCTCGCCACTGACCTGGTGGTGATGGACGGGCCACCGGCGCGCATCGTCAAGCGCCTGTCGCTGGACTTCGCCCGCCGCTACGCCGCCGGCGAGCCGGTGCGCAGCATCAAGTCCGACCCGGAGTTCGCGCGTCTGCGCCAACTGCTTCTCGATGAGTTCCTCGAAGAACCGGAGGCCGAGCATGCCCACTGA
- the tauD gene encoding taurine dioxygenase: MTTLTIEPISPALGAVVSGVRLADPLDDAAQRQIEQALLDHHVLFFRDQPLTPSQQANFAARFGDLHIHPIYPSSPEQREVIVLDTAVTDVRDNAIWHTDVTFLETPALGAVLAAKQLPPYGGDTLWASGIAAFEALSKPLQQLLDGLTATHDISKSFPQERFGATDADLARLEEARRKNPPRSHPVIRTHPVTGRKALFVSDGFTTRINELEPAESRAILDLLFAHFARPEFTVRWRWKENDVAFWDNRVTQHYAVDDYRPQRRVMHRATILGDKPF; this comes from the coding sequence ATGACCACCCTGACCATCGAACCCATCAGCCCGGCCCTGGGCGCCGTCGTTTCTGGCGTGCGCCTGGCCGATCCGCTGGACGACGCGGCGCAGCGCCAGATCGAGCAGGCCCTGCTCGATCACCACGTGCTGTTCTTCCGCGACCAACCGCTGACGCCGAGCCAGCAGGCGAACTTCGCCGCGCGCTTCGGTGACCTGCACATCCACCCGATCTACCCCAGCTCGCCGGAGCAGCGCGAAGTCATCGTCCTCGATACCGCCGTCACCGACGTGCGCGACAACGCCATCTGGCACACCGACGTGACCTTCCTGGAGACCCCGGCCCTGGGCGCCGTGCTCGCCGCCAAACAGCTGCCGCCCTACGGTGGCGATACCCTGTGGGCCAGCGGCATCGCGGCGTTCGAGGCGCTGTCGAAACCGCTCCAGCAACTGCTCGATGGCCTTACCGCGACCCACGACATCAGCAAGTCCTTCCCGCAGGAACGCTTCGGCGCCACCGACGCGGACCTCGCGCGCCTGGAGGAGGCTCGCAGGAAGAACCCGCCGCGCAGCCACCCAGTGATCCGTACGCACCCGGTCACCGGGCGCAAGGCGCTGTTCGTCAGCGACGGCTTCACCACCCGCATCAACGAGCTGGAGCCGGCGGAAAGCCGCGCCATCCTCGACCTGCTGTTCGCCCACTTCGCGCGTCCGGAGTTCACCGTGCGCTGGCGCTGGAAGGAAAACGACGTGGCCTTCTGGGACAACCGCGTGACCCAGCACTACGCGGTGGACGACTACCGCCCGCAGCGGCGCGTGATGCACCGGGCGACCATTCTGGGAGACAAACCGTTCTGA
- the tauA gene encoding taurine ABC transporter substrate-binding protein, with product MKHISAPRRLLAALALVGVAGAAQADITLGYQTGIDPTKVPQADGTYEKVIGEKLDWRRFNSGPEVVAAIASGDVQLGNLGSSPLAAATSRGLPIVAFIVSAQINAAEALVVRNGSKIEKPEDLVGKTIATPFVSTSHYSLLGALKHWKIDPTKVKIVNLNPTEIAAAWRRGDIDGAFVWSPALGEIKKSGKVLTDAAEVGQWGAPTFEVWVARKDFAEKHPEIIAKFAKVSLDSFADYNAHKAEWTADSEQVKKIAKLTGADPKDVPELLAGSAFPESQAQLSSALLGGGTAKDIAGTAAFLKEQKRVPSVLKDYSPYVSAEYVRQAESVQVGQR from the coding sequence ATGAAACACATCAGTGCCCCGCGCCGCCTGCTGGCCGCGCTTGCCCTGGTCGGCGTCGCTGGCGCCGCCCAGGCCGACATCACCCTCGGCTACCAGACCGGCATCGACCCGACCAAGGTGCCCCAGGCCGACGGTACCTACGAGAAAGTCATCGGTGAGAAGCTCGACTGGCGCCGCTTCAACAGCGGCCCGGAAGTGGTCGCCGCCATCGCCTCGGGTGATGTACAACTGGGCAACCTCGGCTCCAGCCCGTTGGCCGCCGCCACTTCCCGTGGCCTGCCGATCGTCGCCTTCATCGTCTCCGCGCAGATCAACGCCGCGGAGGCCCTGGTGGTGCGCAACGGCAGCAAGATCGAGAAGCCCGAGGATCTGGTCGGCAAGACCATCGCCACGCCTTTCGTGTCGACCTCGCACTACAGTCTGCTGGGCGCGCTCAAGCACTGGAAGATCGACCCCACCAAGGTGAAGATCGTCAACCTCAACCCCACCGAGATCGCCGCCGCCTGGCGCCGTGGCGACATCGATGGCGCCTTCGTCTGGTCGCCCGCCCTGGGCGAGATCAAGAAGTCCGGCAAGGTGCTGACCGACGCCGCCGAAGTCGGCCAGTGGGGCGCGCCGACCTTCGAGGTCTGGGTCGCTCGCAAGGACTTCGCCGAGAAGCACCCGGAAATCATCGCCAAGTTCGCCAAGGTCAGCCTGGATTCCTTCGCCGACTACAACGCCCACAAGGCCGAGTGGACCGCCGATTCCGAGCAGGTGAAGAAGATCGCCAAGCTGACCGGCGCCGATCCGAAGGACGTGCCCGAGCTGCTGGCCGGTTCGGCCTTCCCCGAATCCCAGGCGCAGCTGTCGTCCGCGCTGCTGGGCGGCGGCACCGCCAAGGACATCGCCGGTACCGCTGCCTTCCTGAAAGAGCAGAAGCGCGTGCCTTCGGTACTCAAGGACTACTCGCCCTACGTCAGCGCGGAATACGTGCGCCAGGCGGAGAGCGTGCAGGTCGGGCAGCGCTGA
- a CDS encoding ABC transporter permease subunit, which yields MPTETLAAKLPAAAPKARSVPGDYRRWAAAGSIVGVFVLWWLATHLGWVDTLFLPAPEQLVEAFQRVLAEGYVDASLWQHVGTSLMRVLLALGAAVLTAIPLGILMGLNPLVSAAFDPLVEFYRPVPPLAYLPLIVIWFGIGELSKVLLIYLALFAPLLIATAAGVRRVDKSRIQAVRCLGASRLQVVRHVILPSALPEVLTGLRIALGVGWSTLVAAELIAANRGLGFMVQSAAQFLATDVVVLGILLIAAIALSFELGLRWLQKRFASWE from the coding sequence ATGCCCACTGAAACCCTCGCCGCCAAACTCCCCGCCGCCGCGCCGAAAGCCCGCAGCGTACCGGGTGATTACCGCCGCTGGGCCGCCGCCGGCAGCATCGTCGGCGTCTTCGTGCTGTGGTGGCTGGCCACGCACCTGGGCTGGGTCGACACCCTGTTCCTGCCGGCCCCGGAGCAACTGGTGGAGGCCTTCCAGCGCGTGCTGGCCGAAGGTTACGTCGACGCCTCGCTGTGGCAACACGTCGGCACCAGCCTGATGCGTGTGCTGCTGGCGCTGGGCGCGGCGGTGCTCACGGCGATTCCGCTGGGCATCCTGATGGGCCTCAATCCGCTGGTCAGCGCGGCGTTCGATCCGCTGGTGGAGTTCTATCGCCCGGTGCCGCCGCTGGCGTACCTGCCGTTGATTGTCATCTGGTTCGGCATCGGCGAGCTGTCCAAGGTGCTGCTGATCTACCTCGCCCTGTTCGCGCCGCTGCTGATCGCCACCGCCGCCGGTGTGCGCCGTGTGGACAAGTCGCGCATCCAGGCCGTGCGCTGCCTGGGCGCGAGCCGCCTGCAGGTGGTGCGTCACGTCATCCTGCCCAGCGCGCTGCCGGAAGTCCTGACGGGCCTGCGCATCGCCCTGGGCGTGGGCTGGTCGACCCTGGTCGCCGCCGAACTGATCGCCGCCAACCGCGGCCTGGGCTTCATGGTGCAGTCCGCCGCGCAGTTCCTCGCCACCGATGTGGTGGTGCTGGGCATCCTGCTGATCGCCGCCATCGCGCTGAGCTTCGAGCTTGGGCTGCGCTGGCTGCAGAAGCGTTTCGCTTCCTGGGAGTGA
- the betT gene encoding choline BCCT transporter BetT: MNPPVFYGAAALILLFALIVISQPQRAGEWLLAAQSWAADTVGWYYLLAMTLYLIFVVVTALSGYGKIKLGADHDEPEFSYLSWAGMLFAAGISITLFFFCVSEPLTHFAQPPQGEAGTPEAARQAMQLLFLHWGLHGWGVFALVAMALAYFAYRHNLPLALRSALYPLIGKRINGPIGYTVDCFGIIATVFGLGADMGFGVLQLNAGLDFLFGIAHSHPVQMTLIALMMGAAILVAVSGVDKGIRLLSDINMLLACALLLFVLFAGPTQHLLNTLVQNIGDYLGSLPTKSFDLYAYGKDGSDWLGGWTVFYWAWWIAWAPFVGLFIARISRGRTIREFVFGVLFIPLGFTLAWMSIFGNSALDQVLNHGFSELGRVAISDPSMALYQMLQNYPASRVVIAVTVLVSFVFFVTSADSGTVVLSTLSAHGGSADDDGPKWLRVFWGVATALVTGGLLFAGSIDALKSAVVLTSLPFSLILLLMMWGLHKAFYLESQRQRARTHSLAPPPSAKPGGWKRRISQAVHFPTRDEVYRFMVDVVSPAIAEVSQVFREKGLQVESDLDLGNLELVLEIGHGEQHTFLYQVSMRGYFTPSFARAGMGGLHLKNRRYFRAEVHLSEGSQDYDLMGYSKEQIINDMLDQYERHLQFLHLVR, encoded by the coding sequence ATGAACCCACCGGTCTTCTACGGTGCGGCCGCGCTGATCCTTCTCTTCGCCCTGATCGTCATCAGCCAGCCCCAACGGGCCGGTGAATGGCTGCTCGCCGCACAGTCCTGGGCCGCCGATACCGTCGGCTGGTACTACCTGCTGGCGATGACGCTGTACCTGATCTTCGTGGTGGTCACCGCGCTTTCCGGCTACGGAAAGATCAAGCTCGGTGCCGACCACGACGAGCCGGAATTCAGCTACCTGTCCTGGGCCGGCATGCTCTTCGCCGCCGGCATCAGCATCACCCTGTTCTTCTTCTGCGTCTCCGAGCCGCTGACCCACTTCGCCCAGCCACCACAAGGCGAAGCCGGCACGCCGGAAGCGGCGCGGCAGGCGATGCAGCTGCTGTTCCTGCACTGGGGCCTGCACGGCTGGGGCGTGTTCGCCCTGGTGGCGATGGCCCTGGCGTACTTCGCCTACCGGCACAACCTGCCGCTGGCGCTGCGCTCGGCGCTCTACCCGCTGATCGGCAAGCGCATTAACGGCCCCATCGGCTACACCGTGGACTGCTTCGGCATCATCGCCACGGTGTTCGGCCTGGGCGCGGACATGGGCTTCGGCGTGCTGCAACTCAACGCCGGGCTGGACTTCCTGTTCGGCATCGCCCACAGCCATCCGGTGCAGATGACGTTGATCGCGCTGATGATGGGTGCGGCGATCCTGGTCGCCGTCTCAGGCGTGGACAAGGGCATCCGCCTGCTGTCTGACATCAACATGCTGCTGGCCTGCGCGCTGCTGCTCTTCGTGCTGTTCGCCGGCCCCACCCAGCACCTGCTCAACACCCTGGTGCAGAACATCGGCGACTACCTCGGCAGCCTGCCGACCAAGAGCTTCGACCTCTACGCCTACGGCAAGGACGGCAGCGACTGGCTGGGTGGCTGGACGGTGTTCTACTGGGCCTGGTGGATCGCCTGGGCGCCCTTCGTCGGGCTGTTCATCGCGCGCATCTCGCGCGGGCGGACGATCCGCGAGTTCGTCTTCGGCGTGCTGTTCATCCCGCTGGGATTCACCCTGGCGTGGATGTCGATCTTCGGCAACAGCGCGCTGGATCAGGTACTCAACCATGGCTTCAGCGAGCTTGGCCGAGTCGCCATTTCCGATCCGTCCATGGCGCTGTACCAGATGCTGCAGAACTACCCCGCGAGCCGTGTAGTGATCGCGGTGACGGTGCTGGTCAGCTTCGTCTTCTTCGTCACCTCGGCGGATTCCGGCACCGTGGTGCTCTCCACCCTCTCCGCCCACGGCGGCAGCGCCGACGACGATGGGCCGAAGTGGCTGCGGGTGTTCTGGGGCGTAGCCACGGCGCTGGTCACCGGCGGCCTGCTGTTCGCCGGCAGCATCGATGCGCTGAAGTCCGCAGTGGTGCTGACCTCACTGCCCTTCTCGCTGATCCTGCTGCTGATGATGTGGGGCCTGCACAAGGCGTTCTACCTCGAATCCCAGCGCCAGCGCGCGCGCACCCACTCCCTGGCGCCGCCGCCCTCGGCCAAGCCCGGCGGCTGGAAACGACGCATCTCCCAGGCGGTGCACTTCCCCACGCGGGACGAGGTGTACCGCTTCATGGTCGATGTGGTCAGCCCGGCGATTGCCGAGGTGTCCCAGGTATTCCGCGAAAAGGGCCTACAGGTGGAGTCCGACCTCGACCTGGGCAACCTGGAGCTGGTCCTGGAAATCGGCCACGGCGAGCAGCACACGTTCCTCTACCAGGTCTCGATGCGCGGCTACTTCACCCCGTCCTTCGCCCGCGCCGGCATGGGCGGCCTGCACCTGAAGAACCGCCGCTACTTCCGCGCCGAGGTGCACCTCTCCGAAGGCAGCCAGGACTACGACCTGATGGGCTACAGCAAGGAGCAGATCATCAACGACATGCTCGACCAGTACGAACGGCACCTGCAGTTCCTGCATCTGGTGCGCTAG
- a CDS encoding OPT family oligopeptide transporter — MQERIPDESNLAELTVRGLILGALITVVFTASNVYLGLKVGLTFASSIPAAVISMAVLRYFSGSNILENNMVQTQASAAGTLSSIIFILPGLLMIGYWSGFPFWQTAAICSIGGILGVLYTIPLRRVMVVQSSLPYPEGVAAAEILRVGSQDEEEEKAGKPAKAGGPGLRDILAGGVVAAAFSLLSSGFKVLAEGFSFWITAGQAAFRLSTGFSLALVGAGYLMGITAGIAILIGVVIAWGVAVPLLSVNSVLAAGQTLPELATKLWSSQVRFLGAGTIGIAALWTLATLFKPMVQGVWSSLSAVRGRGEVSDLRTEQDLSAKWIVAIAGFLLVALFVVFSYFLSDAAPDLKGVGFWGLVAVCVIFAFFFGFLIAAACGYMAGLVGSSSSPISGIGIIAVILVSLLILGVGSLEDGFLDQQGGKLAIALALFTTSVVIAIAAISNDNLQDLKTGYLVGATPWRQQVALIVGCLVGALVIPPVLELLYNAYGFTGALPRESMDPNAALAAPQATLMTAIASGIFHNALNWNMILIGVALGIALILVDVLLRRTGKASLPVLAVGLGIYLPPTIGMTLVVGAVIGWLLETALAKRAAAAGKDVEKYSDEPKRRGVLLASGLIVGESLMGILLAGIIGATGSAAPLALVGGSFEDTAQWLGLVVFVAICVLFYRKVLSGTRG; from the coding sequence ATGCAAGAACGGATTCCCGACGAGTCCAACCTCGCCGAGCTGACGGTTCGCGGCCTGATCCTCGGCGCGCTGATCACCGTGGTGTTCACCGCTTCCAACGTCTACCTCGGCCTCAAGGTCGGCCTGACCTTCGCCTCGTCGATTCCCGCGGCAGTCATTTCCATGGCCGTGCTGCGCTACTTCTCCGGCTCCAACATCCTCGAGAACAACATGGTGCAGACCCAGGCCTCGGCGGCCGGCACCCTGTCCTCGATCATCTTCATCCTTCCGGGCCTCTTGATGATCGGCTACTGGAGCGGCTTCCCGTTCTGGCAGACGGCGGCCATCTGCTCCATCGGCGGCATCCTCGGCGTGCTCTACACCATTCCGCTGCGCCGGGTCATGGTGGTGCAGAGCAGCCTGCCGTACCCCGAGGGCGTGGCGGCGGCGGAAATCCTCCGTGTCGGCAGCCAGGACGAGGAAGAGGAGAAGGCCGGCAAGCCGGCGAAAGCCGGCGGCCCGGGCCTGCGTGACATCCTCGCCGGTGGTGTGGTCGCCGCTGCGTTCAGCCTTCTCAGCAGCGGCTTCAAGGTGCTCGCCGAGGGCTTCAGCTTCTGGATCACGGCCGGGCAGGCGGCGTTCCGCCTGTCCACCGGCTTCTCCCTGGCGCTGGTTGGCGCCGGCTACCTGATGGGCATCACCGCCGGCATCGCCATCCTGATCGGCGTGGTCATCGCCTGGGGCGTGGCGGTGCCGCTGCTCTCGGTGAACAGCGTGCTGGCGGCGGGGCAAACTCTGCCGGAACTGGCCACCAAACTGTGGAGCAGCCAGGTGCGCTTCCTCGGCGCCGGCACCATCGGCATCGCCGCGCTGTGGACCCTGGCGACGCTGTTCAAACCCATGGTGCAGGGCGTCTGGTCGTCGCTCAGTGCCGTGCGCGGCCGTGGTGAAGTCAGCGACCTGCGCACCGAGCAGGATCTGTCCGCGAAATGGATAGTCGCCATCGCCGGCTTCCTGCTGGTGGCGCTGTTCGTGGTCTTCTCCTACTTCCTCAGTGACGCGGCGCCGGACCTGAAGGGCGTCGGCTTCTGGGGACTGGTGGCGGTCTGCGTGATCTTCGCCTTCTTCTTCGGCTTCCTGATCGCCGCCGCCTGTGGCTACATGGCCGGCCTGGTCGGCTCGTCGAGCAGCCCGATTTCCGGCATCGGCATCATCGCGGTGATTCTGGTGTCGCTGCTGATCCTGGGCGTCGGTTCGCTGGAGGACGGCTTCCTCGACCAGCAGGGCGGCAAACTTGCCATTGCCCTGGCGCTGTTCACCACCTCGGTGGTGATCGCCATCGCGGCGATTTCCAACGACAACCTGCAGGATCTGAAAACTGGCTACCTGGTGGGCGCCACGCCGTGGCGCCAGCAGGTGGCGCTGATCGTCGGCTGCCTGGTCGGTGCGCTGGTGATCCCGCCGGTACTGGAGCTCTTGTACAACGCCTATGGCTTCACCGGCGCACTGCCGCGCGAGTCAATGGACCCCAACGCCGCGCTGGCTGCGCCGCAGGCGACGCTGATGACGGCCATTGCCAGCGGGATTTTCCACAACGCGCTGAACTGGAACATGATCCTCATCGGCGTGGCGCTAGGCATCGCGCTGATCCTGGTGGACGTACTGCTGCGCCGCACCGGCAAGGCCAGCCTGCCGGTGCTCGCCGTCGGCCTGGGCATCTACCTGCCGCCCACCATCGGGATGACTTTGGTGGTCGGCGCGGTGATCGGCTGGCTGCTGGAAACCGCGCTGGCCAAGCGCGCGGCAGCCGCCGGCAAGGACGTGGAGAAGTACTCCGACGAGCCCAAGCGCCGTGGCGTGCTGCTGGCTTCGGGCCTGATCGTCGGCGAGAGCCTGATGGGTATCCTGCTGGCCGGCATCATCGGCGCCACCGGTTCTGCCGCGCCCCTGGCCCTGGTCGGAGGGAGTTTCGAGGACACCGCGCAGTGGCTGGGCCTGGTGGTCTTCGTGGCGATCTGCGTGCTGTTCTACCGCAAGGTACTGAGCGGCACCCGCGGCTGA